A stretch of Ascochyta rabiei chromosome 6, complete sequence DNA encodes these proteins:
- a CDS encoding RNA polymerase II mediator complex subunit, which yields MTSRPGPGIHEQSRGSGVPSRSQPQLQSQPQSQSQSQAQVRRQPSKPLNTNPATNTATNTATTLPQPIDPALEHVRPPALQAAADTARPLPQGRPQLFYGTAPHDAYAHAHAHAHAHAHVHAHAHVHAHACAHAYACDLPIHPSFPYQPTATLPLPPRPGSVHLRDALTHRRIVPGGTGVKEHPSIHPPELITPPVHFPGGEAADVFPWTGHNPEDTLTEALVKAGISNKPQIMNETNTARPSLWSNLKNKSGLSTLSTLFVAVLEKRQQTGRLQEPNTFKPPPRLTLRDSTREQWLHDLANPAVGVRRLSRTIPHGLTGKVLLEQCLNKNIPLTRALWLAKCVGINELRSHKRKGQAGTVTWVRGWTSSVEHFLDGIVSSMGTGEWKPRITYSVKLATHLYKECLLDVDHFLDWMLHNLEACSPERLFVWLTLLSVPHYWNDILSCRMRGKRLAEALLNHVTKLSQHEASLLSQLLENTLIDLLDKRPACLLLPTTWHQHSATLQALADKINHPQLLHRVQKLDDRNRRLQQSSKTAPAASMTSAGRVYRILDNVDYNRIVRIDEVSTDCMEVISNPVHLVSALLEWACSHYRQGSHRVCLATRLLRRWGHLGADIYECVTTYLEGMSWAKTGDERIVFKVISELVRSKTFAAGRYMQWLIATGSIAQNLDLSVPAAWPVRLITEIPISGLPDQIRTLRATLLRGTAYSADWEDQCLEHAKLSISQQMPVLCGMGYSTLDHPKLEIGKLGSTVRIELGIWLRQQVAWYAELNEHVPTKDPAVEETATVSLITPHDFDIVRSYLEQFDHISLLADVVNIVTSSLDPTVLASATDTMHYHLKAFRAIGAFDSLFGKVVTRYASIRTIRFPERELLLSLTNLTRTLQLDGQLLQLLNYDLSRLDQKNSMAACSPASDNMGEVMYNISSNVEDEIERILSSGNSMDQQVMARMLRKITGSLQDCVSKGVLQSDHYSNWFYRLRSFDDSTFDVVLNEWTNLCLVNHQVEVLFLALPTLVGSGCMPLSGFLESLRAYVAKTATGQPEIAFRVASEGLYSLLPSDVLARNWSSSDGYRFRLEQRKLCYEADARVLQFISELVGLGTALPVQKVGQQLSSLLSSSSVLDILKHYTLADTTHLSKLSTGGSNGDLKIQYLKVPFGLLLDPHGNLDLSAKSPEQQVLEIFDIASELSMPFCRSMVQQIFEFDSVSTECLADGLSAALLSAIKSALEKDQPSALELLATLDSALTVKIRQQAEHEIIGASSFLTTSSLEPQSFSLLSPALVQKYLTIIDLTAGEVSDATEPSTMSMALTERLKGVAQALTYLDGVGKLHTHTDHLTVSDLYTWTNALFRVLISHKTSALGNATHQHQTALMAALRSLIVHPLLELYPHIAEHIFDVTVVLSDLLSDDVRIQLARAESTAPADDPRFSFIVGSARPIDGWLVLTKPVNPPQSAQNFAPSQSQTPATIQSQYQSPQMPNSGAPSPQQRYFNPQQQRQQQMQAQQLRSYPQYPQHTHPQNKMLPAQLQRNPSNPTPLQQMQHMQHMQSLAQQRATQPSPVQSQRPTPMASGPGATNGRLPAAQAKEVRQFPYVQPRWEILAESSGNPNANETAINLSLFGARRA from the exons ATGACCTCCCGTCCTGGCCCGGGAATACACGAGCAGTCCCGTGGCAGTGGGGTGCCCTCTCGGTCGCAGCCACAGTTGCAGTCGCAGccgcagtcgcagtcgcagtcgcaggcGCAGGTGCGGCGGCAGCCCTCGAAGCCGCTGAACACGAACCCGGCCACGAACACGGCCACGAACACGGCCACGACGCTTCCCCAGCCCATCGATCCCGCCCTCGAACACGTGCGACCACCCGCACTCCAGGCCGCCGCCGACACCGCACGACCACTGCCCCAGGGGCGCCCCCAGCTGTTCTACGGCACTGCTCCCCACGACGCctacgcccacgcccacgcccacgcccacgcccacgcccacgtccacgcccacgcccacgtcCACGCCCACGCCTGCGCCCACGCCTACGCCTGCGACCTGCCCATCCACCCTTCGTTCCCCTACCAGCCGACCGCCACGCTGCCCCTGCCGCCCCGCCCCGGCTCCGTCCACCTGCGAGATGCCTTGACCCACCGCCGCATCGTGCCCGGCGGGACAGGCGTGAAGGAGCATCCCAGCATCCACCCGCCCGAGCTGATCACGCCGCCTGTCCACTTCCCCGGCGGCGAGGCGGCCGACGTCTTTCCATGGACCGGCCACAACCCCGAGGACACGTTGACCGAGGCCTTGGTCAAGGCAGGCATCAGCAACAAGCCGCAGATCATGAATGAGACCAACACGGCCCGCCCCTCGCTGTGGTCCAATCTGAAGAACAAGTCCGGCCTCTCCACACTCTCCACCCTGTTCGTGGCCGTGCTGGAGAAGCGCCAGCAGACCGGTCGTCTCCAGGAGCCGAATACCTTCAAGCCCCCGCCACGCCTCACCCTCAGAGACTCGACGCGCGAGCAGTGGCTGCACGATCTGGCCAACCCAGCTGTTGGCGTTCGCCGCCTGAGTCGCACCATCCCTCACGGCCTCACCGGCAAAGTCCTGCTCGAGCAGTGTCTCAACAAGAACATACCTCTGACGAGGGCGCTGTGGCTGGCCAAGTGCGTGGGCATCAACGAGCTGCGCTCCCACAAGCGCAAGGGCCAAGCCGGCACCGTGACTTGGGTCCGAGGTTGGACGAGCTCCGTCGAGCACTTCTTAGATGGCATCGTCTCGAGCATGGGCACCGGAGAGTGGAAGCCTCGCATCACTTACTC AGTCAAGCTGGCAACCCACTTGTACAAAGAGTGCCTGCTGGACGTCGACCACTTCCTTGACTGGATGCTTCACAATCTGGAGGCCTGCTCGCCCGAGCGCCTGTTCGTCTGGCTTACCCTCTTGTCCGTTCCTCATTACTGGAATGACATTCTGTCGTGCCGCATGCGTGGCAAGCGTTTGGCAGAAGCGCTGCTCAACCACGTGACCAAG CTCTCTCAGCACGAAGCTTCTCTGTTATCTCAGCTTCTCGAGAATACCCTGATCGACCTTCTGGACAAACGCCCGGCGTGTCTGCTACTTCCGACTACATGGCACCAACACAGTGCAACCCTCCAGGCCCTTGCAGACAAAATCAATCACCCACAACTCCTACACAGAGTGCAGAAGCTAGACGATCGGAATCGCAGACTACAGCAGTCGTCCAAGACGGCTCCAGCGGCTTCCATGACATCTGCTGGTCGAGTTTATCGCATACTGGACAACGTCGACTACAACAGAATCGTTCGTATCGACGAGGTCTCTACAGACTGTATGGAGGTCATTTCCAATCCTGTGCACCTAGTCTCCGCATTGTTAGAGTGGGCATGTTCCCATTATCGCCAAGGCTCACACAGGGTCTGCCTAGCCACTCGCTTGCTCCGCAGGTGGGGCCATCTGGGTGCAGACATATACGAGTGTGTGACGACATACCTTGAAGGTATGAGTTGGGCCAAGACTGGGGACGAGCGTATTGTCTTCAAGGTTATTTCTGAGCTGGTCCGTTCCAAGACCTTTGCAGCTGGTCGCTATATGCAATGGCTCATCGCCACGGGGTCGATCGCGCAAAACTTGGACCTGTCTGTG CCTGCTGCGTGGCCTGTACGCCTGATCACGGAAATACCTATTAGCGGGTTACCAGACCAAATACGGACTTTGCGTGCCACGCTTCTTCGCGGGACCGCGTACTCTGCGGATTGGGAGGACCAGTGTTTAGAGCATGCCAAACTGTCCATCTCACAGCAAATGCCTGTACTATGCGGCATGGGCTATTCGACATTGGACCATCCTAAACTTGAAATCGGCAAGCTCGGGTCCACGGTTAGGATTGAACTTGGAATTTGGCTCCGTCAACAAGTTGCTTGGTATGCCGAACTAAACGAACA CGTGCCTACCAAGGATCCTGCTGTTGAGGAGACTGCGACCGTCTCCTTGATCACGCCGCATGACTTCGATATAGTGCGATCTTATCTGGAGCAGTTTGACCATATTTCCTTGCTCGCAGATGTTGTCAACATTGTAACCTCTTCACTGGACCCAACCGTACTTGCTTCTGCCACGGATACGATGCACTACCACCTGAAAGCCTTCCGTGCCATTGGCGCCTTCGACTCTCTCTTTGGAAAGGTGGTGACAAGGTACGCGTCGATCAGGACTATCCGATTTCCCGAACGAGAACTGCTCCTCAGCCTCACCAATCTTACTCGGACGTTGCAATTAGACGGCCAATTACTGCAGCTTTTGAACTACGATTTGAGCCGACTAGACCAGAAAAACTCGATGGCTGCATGCTCCCCCGCATCCGACAACATGGGCGAGGTCATGTACAATATCTCATCCAACGTTGAGGACGAGATCGAACGCATTCTTTCGAGTGGCAATAGTATGGACCAACAAGTCATGGCTCGAATGCTACGAAAGATCACTGGCAGTTTACAGGACTGTGTCAGTAAGGGTGTTCTGCAGTCCGATCACTATTCCAACTGGTTCTACCGTCTGCGCAGCTTCGATGACTCGACGTTTGACGTAGTGCTGAATGAGTGGACGAACCTATGCTTGGTGAATCACCAAGTCGAGGTCTTGTTTCTCGCACTGCCCACTCTAGTGGGCTCTGGTTGTATGCCTTTGTCTGGTTTTTTGGAGAGCCTGCGAGCCTACGTTGCCAAGACAGCAACCGGACAGCCTGAAATTGCTTTCCGAGTGGCTTCGGAAGgtctctacagcctactacccTCCGACGTTCTGGCACGCAATTGGTCATCATCAGATGGATATCGATTTCGACTGGAGCAACGAAAGTTGTGCTACGAAGCAGATGCACGCGTGCTTCAGTTTATCAGCGAACTCGTCGGACTGGGCACAGCCTTACCTGTGCAAAAAGTTGGGCAACAATTGTCCAGCCTCCTGTCCAGTAGCTCAGTCCTTGACATACTAAAACACTACACTCTTGCCGACACAACCCATCTCTCTAAGCTCAGTACAGGTGGGTCGAACGGAGACCTAAAAATACAGTACCTGAAAGTCCCCTTCGGTCTCCTCCTTGACCCTCATGGCAACCTTG ACCTATCTGCGAAAAGCCCAGAACAGCAGGTTCTTGAAATCTTTGACATAGCCAGTGAGCTGTCCATGCCATTCTGCAGATCTATGGTCCAGCAGATCTTCGAATTTGATTCAGTCTCGACGGAGTGTTTGGCCGATGGACTCTCTGCCGCACTCTTGAGCGCTATCAAGTCGGCTCTGGAGAAGGACCAACCATCCGCGCTGGAGCTTCTAGCCACCCTAGACAGCGCTCTCACAGTCAAG ATACGCCAGCAGGCAGAACATGAGATTATCGGTGCATCGTCCTTCCTCACTACGTCTTCACTCGAACCTCAGAGCTTCAGCCTGTTGTCGCCAGCATTGGTGCAAAAGTACCTCACAATCATCGATCTGACTGCAGGAGAAGTCTCCGACGCCACTGAACCGTCTACGATGTCAATGGCACTGACCGAGAGGCTCAAAGGCGTAGCTCAGGCTTTGACTTATCTGGATGGCGTCGGGAAGCTCCACACCCACACTGACCACTTGACTGTGTCAGATCTCTACACATG GACCAATGCTTTGTTCCGCGTACTCATCTCTCACAAGACCTCGGCTTTAGGAAATGCCACACATCAGCATCAGACTGCTCTGATGGCCGCGCTAAGGTCTTTGATTGTTCACCCGCTCCTCGAACTCTATCCACACATTGCCGAACACATTTTCGACGTGACAGTCGTGTTGTCCGATCTTCTGTCCGACGACGTCCGCATTCAGCTCGCTCGTGCCGAGAGTACCGCACCCGCAGATGATCCTCGATTTTCGTTCATCGTCGGTTCTGCAAGACCGATCGATGGCTGGCTTGTACTGACCAAGCCTGTTAACCCACCACAGTCCGCTCAAAACTTTGCGCCTTCCCAATCACAGACTCCAGCCACTATCCAGAGCCAGTATCAGAGCCCGCAGATGCCAAATTCAGGTGCCCCTTCACCTCAACAACGATACTTCAACCCACAGCAACAACGTCAGCAACAGATGCAAGCACAGCAGTTGCGAAGCTACCCTCAATATCCACAGCACACTCATCCTCAGAATAAGATGCTTCCCGCGCAGCTACAACGAAACCCTTCGAACCCCACACCATTGCAGCAAATGCAACACATGCAGCATATGCAAAGCCTCGCACAGCAACGGGCCACGCAACCATCGCCGGTGCAGTCTCAGCGTCCCACTCCCATGGCGAGTGGGCCTGGCGCGACGAACGGCAGGTTGCCCGCGGCACAAGCAAAAGAAGTGAGACAGTTCCCGTATGTACAACCGAGATGGGAGATCTTGGCCGAAAGCTCTGGAAACCCCAATGCAAACGAAACAGCGATCAACTTGAGCCTGTTCGGCGCCAGGAGAGCCTGA
- a CDS encoding Eukaryotic translation initiation factor eIF-1: MSIENLKTFDPFAEADEGTGEKSSAQSQDYIHIRIQQRNGRKTLTTVQGLPKKFDQKKILKVIKKKFACNGTIVADSEMGEVIQLQGDQRKDIQDFLTDKKEGLGLDVKTIKVHGF; encoded by the exons ATGTCCATCGAGAATCTTAAGACCTTCGACCCGTTCGCGGAAGCCGATGAAGGCACCGGCGAGAAGTCCTCAGCGCAGTCCCAGGACTACATCCACATCCGTATCCAGC AGCGCAATGGCCGCAAGACGTTGACGACCGTGCAAGGTCTGCCTAAGAAGTTCGACCAGAAGAAGATTCTCAAGGTCATCAAGAAGAAGTTCGCCTGCAATGGCACCATAGTCGCAGACTCGGAGATGGGTGAAGTCATCCAACTCCAGGGAGATCAGCGCAAGGACATCCAGGACTTCTTGACCGACAAGAAGGAGGGCCTTGGTCTCGACGTGAAGACCATCAAG GTCCACGGTTTCTAA